A stretch of Oryza brachyantha chromosome 4, ObraRS2, whole genome shotgun sequence DNA encodes these proteins:
- the LOC102706374 gene encoding uncharacterized protein LOC102706374 has translation MASVWAQGTGVEFEVKVVRVAGVEAAPDGRGGGLFVRYYVPVGDGRRRIRVDTREVPCDGGSGDAFWGELARFERRGGGGGGARESVGGGVVFQLRWRPRRRPLAFLGLGVGRTGRPSSRVLARGELTVSPAASTTPAPASSGTWLRLSPACRELSGCKAPKLLVELSVNHVAADNYGAVKTGSPGGGVNQHCCSDGERCGQCGWIGTEEDMFLAATFTHEERSVASSIS, from the coding sequence ATGGCGAGCGTGTGGGCGCAGGGGACAGGCGTGGAGTTCGAGGTGAAGGTGGTGAGGGTGGCCGGCGTCGAGGCGGCGCCGgatgggagaggaggcggcctcTTCGTGAGGTATTACGTTCCGGTGGGGGACGGGAGGCGGCGGATCCGCGTGGACACGCGTGAAGTCCCGTGcgacggcggctcgggcgaCGCGTTCTGGGGGGAGCTCGCCCGCTtcgagcgccgcggcggcggtggcggtggcgcgcgggAGTCGGTGGGGGGCGGGGTCGTGTTCCAGCTCCGGTGGAGGCCGCGCAGGCGTCCGCTGGCGTTCCTTGGCCTCGGGGTTGGGAGGACCGGGAGGCCGTCCTCGCGTGTTCTGGCGCGGGGCGAGCTCACCGTGTCGCCCGCGGCCtccacgacgccggcgccggcgtcttcGGGGACCTGGCTGAGGCTCTCGCCGGCGTGCCGCGAGCTGAGCGGGTGCAAGGCGCCCAAGCTGCTGGTCGAGCTCAGCGTGAaccacgtcgccgccgacaACTACGGAGCCGTGAAGACGGGAtcgcccggcggcggcgtcaacCAGCACTGCtgcagcgacggcgagcggtGCGGCCAGTGCGGGTGGATCGGGACCGAGGAGGACATGTTCCTGGCAGCGACGTTCACCCACGAAGAACGATCAGTAGCTTCATCGATATCGTAG
- the LOC102716211 gene encoding lipoyl synthase, mitochondrial isoform X1 has translation MHGRRHLAASLARALTYAPSRSISSTPSLLQTLEPSTPSPAAAPPSAGRLAELRQRLQADAPSLGDFTYSVEVGTRKKPLPKPKWMKETIPGGAKYAGIKAKLRELKLHTVCEEARCPNLGECWSGGETGTATATIMILGDTCTRGCRFCNVKTSRTPPPPDPDEPSNVAQAIASWGLEYIVITSVDRDDLPDQGSGHFAETVQKLKVLKPEMLIEALVPDFRGDPACVEKVATSGLHVFAHNIETVEELQRNVRDHRANFKQSIDVLKMAKEYAPAGTLTKTSIMLGCGETPDQVISTMEKVRAAGVDVMTFGQYMRPSKRHMPVSEYVTPEAFESYRALGVDMFGGHNLVFVNEGGDGFRYVASGPMVRSSYKAGEFYIKAMIEADRAKTATAESSS, from the exons AtgcacggccgccgccacctcgccgcctccctggCCCGTGCTCTGACCTACGCCCCCTCCCGCTCCATCTCCTCCACCCCGTCGCTCCTCCAAACCCTCGAACCGTccacgccctcgccggcggccgccccgCCCTCGGCCGGTCGGCTCGCGGAGCTGCGGCAGCGGCTGCAGGCTgacgcgccgtcgctggggGACTTCACGTACTCGGTGGAGGTGGGGACGCGGAAGAAGCCGCTGCCCAAGCCCAAGTGGATGAAGGAGACGATACCCGGCGGCGCAAAGTACGCCGGGATCAAGGCCAAGCTGCGGGAGCTGAAGCTGCACACCGTCTGCGAGGAGGCGCGCTGCCCCAACCTCGGCGAGTGCTGGTCCGGCGGCGAGACCGGCACCGCGACCGCCACCATCATGATCCTCGGGGATACTTGCACGCGCGGCTGCAG GTTTTGTAATGTCAAGACCTCACGAACTCCTCCACCACCAGATCCTGATGAACCTTCTAATGTTGCTCAAGCTATTGCCTCATGGGGCCTGGAGTATATTGTCATCACAAGTGTTGACCGTGATGATTTACCTGACCAGGGTAGTGGTCACTTTGCTGAAACAGTTCAAAAGTTAAAGGTGTTGAAGCCAGAAATGCTTATTGAAGCACTTG TCCCTGATTTCCGTGGAGACCCAGCATGTGTAGAGAAGGTTGCTACTTCTGGGTTGCATGTTTTTGCACACAATATTGAAACAGTTGAAGAGCTGCAAAGAAATGTGAGAGATCATCGTGCAAACTTTAAGCAATCAATAGATGTCCTGAAAATGGCAAAAGAGTATGCCCCAGCTGGTACCCTCACAAAGACATCGATCATGCTTGGATGTGGAGAAACACCAGATCAGGTTATAAGCACAATGGAAAAGGTTAGAGCTGCTGGTGTTGATGTAATGACATTTGGTCAGTACATGAGACCATCCAAACGTCATATGCCTGTTTCTGAGTATGTTACTCCTGAAGCCTTTGAGAGTTATCGAGCACTTGGTGTTGACATG TTTGGTGGACACAACTTGGTATTTGTGAACGAAGGGGGAGAT GGCTTCCGTTATGTGGCTTCGGGCCCAATGGTTCGATCCTCCTACAAAGCTGGCGAGTTCTACATAAAGGCCATGATTGAAGCTGACAGAGCAAAAACTGCCACTGCGGAATCAAGTTCGTAG
- the LOC102716211 gene encoding lipoyl synthase, mitochondrial isoform X2, giving the protein MHGRRHLAASLARALTYAPSRSISSTPSLLQTLEPSTPSPAAAPPSAGRLAELRQRLQADAPSLGDFTYSVEVGTRKKPLPKPKWMKETIPGGAKYAGIKAKLRELKLHTVCEEARCPNLGECWSGGETGTATATIMILGDTCTRGCRFCNVKTSRTPPPPDPDEPSNVAQAIASWGLEYIVITSVDRDDLPDQGSGHFAETVQKLKVLKPEMLIEALVPDFRGDPACVEKVATSGLHVFAHNIETVEELQRNVRDHRANFKQSIDVLKMAKEYAPAGTLTKTSIMLGCGETPDQVISTMEKVRAAGVDVMTFGQYMRPSKRHMPVSEYVTPEAFESYRALGVDMGFRYVASGPMVRSSYKAGEFYIKAMIEADRAKTATAESSS; this is encoded by the exons AtgcacggccgccgccacctcgccgcctccctggCCCGTGCTCTGACCTACGCCCCCTCCCGCTCCATCTCCTCCACCCCGTCGCTCCTCCAAACCCTCGAACCGTccacgccctcgccggcggccgccccgCCCTCGGCCGGTCGGCTCGCGGAGCTGCGGCAGCGGCTGCAGGCTgacgcgccgtcgctggggGACTTCACGTACTCGGTGGAGGTGGGGACGCGGAAGAAGCCGCTGCCCAAGCCCAAGTGGATGAAGGAGACGATACCCGGCGGCGCAAAGTACGCCGGGATCAAGGCCAAGCTGCGGGAGCTGAAGCTGCACACCGTCTGCGAGGAGGCGCGCTGCCCCAACCTCGGCGAGTGCTGGTCCGGCGGCGAGACCGGCACCGCGACCGCCACCATCATGATCCTCGGGGATACTTGCACGCGCGGCTGCAG GTTTTGTAATGTCAAGACCTCACGAACTCCTCCACCACCAGATCCTGATGAACCTTCTAATGTTGCTCAAGCTATTGCCTCATGGGGCCTGGAGTATATTGTCATCACAAGTGTTGACCGTGATGATTTACCTGACCAGGGTAGTGGTCACTTTGCTGAAACAGTTCAAAAGTTAAAGGTGTTGAAGCCAGAAATGCTTATTGAAGCACTTG TCCCTGATTTCCGTGGAGACCCAGCATGTGTAGAGAAGGTTGCTACTTCTGGGTTGCATGTTTTTGCACACAATATTGAAACAGTTGAAGAGCTGCAAAGAAATGTGAGAGATCATCGTGCAAACTTTAAGCAATCAATAGATGTCCTGAAAATGGCAAAAGAGTATGCCCCAGCTGGTACCCTCACAAAGACATCGATCATGCTTGGATGTGGAGAAACACCAGATCAGGTTATAAGCACAATGGAAAAGGTTAGAGCTGCTGGTGTTGATGTAATGACATTTGGTCAGTACATGAGACCATCCAAACGTCATATGCCTGTTTCTGAGTATGTTACTCCTGAAGCCTTTGAGAGTTATCGAGCACTTGGTGTTGACATG GGCTTCCGTTATGTGGCTTCGGGCCCAATGGTTCGATCCTCCTACAAAGCTGGCGAGTTCTACATAAAGGCCATGATTGAAGCTGACAGAGCAAAAACTGCCACTGCGGAATCAAGTTCGTAG